In a genomic window of Drosophila takahashii strain IR98-3 E-12201 chromosome 3L, DtakHiC1v2, whole genome shotgun sequence:
- the Srpk79D gene encoding SRSF protein kinase 3 isoform X3 encodes MEGWGVNPGLEAETTCPLEANATLGLGWMPRMATLREHWMDLYPGYVDRIQLLVSLAGRLHHMSGHILATLAQDPIFMGVLQGSLLLLFLYLMHLLRLWSCSSGTEQPLNATNDVAKELSCDFNFISEQEKRAAQEAATEALLEVEEKKRRKRFTKKRNCVSAGPILIALRHQSKRPKHHRHMPFEPVTPGEVILDTYLPPREQPLTIRLPQLAEPVKEEETEHPEFKSEPRGTLSTTDEIYPDSSDSSLYVSDEEQEDASQYCRGGYHPVVIGDIFDNRFRVVRKLGWGHFSTVWLCRDLKDEKYVALKVVKSAPHYIETAADEIRLLEAIRDADPMDVKRERIVRLMNHFTVRGVNGMHTCLVFEALGCSLYKLIVKNNYQGLAIAQVRNIIRQVLEGLDYLHSKCSIIHTDIKPENILLVIDNAAAMNQQIDDEINSLRVKGADFPDSYISSIEKQTKSRAKWPLIEPNGSTNTNTNTSNSTANNSNSSTPLAAVIMSSLDKEDTTTTTSSTLNSNTTSSLASKYSSLLGDSECNGGLGGSANLNNRYRAEKKITAKLLTPNSTNSSCPTHNTNTIAKSKINSNTLSTCTSLPNEYSFTNTNTNTISTSAPPSATPSSAHASATPPSTCTPSFTHIAPTTTAPTTSTTCTTAASTEFYNGDHTTICTSTTISAISSATTTTTTTAIAKLNVNANAIPSQNQSQSSQNNTYTIQSLINNSNVRVKIADLGNACYDYHHFTEDIQTRQYRSIEVLLGAPYNYTADIWSTACLAFELATGDYLFDPHAGESYSRDEDHLAHIVELLGSIPQSVILRGKHGLKYFTSYGSLRNITKLKPWSLMNVLVEKYDWDPVEAKKFSDFLLPMLEYNPVIRASAAECLQHPWLEQEEFV; translated from the exons ATGGAAGGCTGGGGGGTGAATCCCGGCCTGGAGGCGGAGACCACCTGTCCGCTGGAGGCCAATGCCACGTTGGGCCTTGGATGGATGCCACGGATGGCGACGCTGAGGGAGCACTGGATGGATCTCTATCCCGGCTATGTGGACCGCATCCAGCTACTCGTATCGCTGGCCGGTAGACTGCATCATATGAGTGGGCACATCCTGGCCACCCTTGCCCAGGATCCGATCTTCATGGGCGTCCTGCAGGGcagcctgctgctgctcttcctCTACCTGATGCACCTCCTCCGGCTGTGGAGCTGCAGCAGTGGAACCGAGCAGCCACTGAACGCCACCAATGACGTGGCCAAGGAGCTGAGCTGCGACTTCAACTTCATCTCCGAGCAGGAGAAGCGAGCTGCCCAGGAGGCGGCCACGGAGGCCCTGCTGGAGGTGGAGGAGAAGAAGCGACGCAAGCGGTTCACTAAGAAGCGCAACTGCGTCTCCGCCGGACCCATCCTCATTGCCCTGCGGCACCAGTCGAAGCGGCCGAAGCACCATCGCCACATGCCCTTTGAGCCTGTGACCCCCGGCGAAGTCATCCTGGATACATACTTGCCGCCGAGGGAGCAGCCGCTTACTATCAGGCTGCCCCAGTTGGCGGAGCCGGTCAAGGAGGAGGAAACGGAACATCCCGAGTTTAA GTCGGAGCCCCGCGGCACGCTAAGTACGACTGATGAAATCTACCCGGACTCCTCTGACAGCAGCCTCTACGTTTCggacgaggagcaggaggacgCCTCTCAGTATTGCCGTGGTGGCTACCATCCGGTGGTCATCGGGGACATTTTTGACAATCGGTTTCGCGTGGTCCGAAAACTGGGCTGGGGACACTTTTCCACTGTCTGGCTTTGCCGGGATCTCAA AGACGAGAAGTACGTGGCCCTCAAGGTGGTCAAGAGTGCTCCGCACTACATAGAGACGGCGGCGGATGAGATCAGGCTGCTGGAGGCGATCCGCGACGCAGATCCCATGGACGTGAAGCGGGAGCGGATCGTGCGGCTGATGAACCACTTCACGGTGCGCGGCGTGAACGGGATGCACACCTGCCTGGTGTTCGAGGCCCTCGGCTGCAGCCTGTACAAGCTGATCGTGAAGAACAACTACCAGGGCCTGGCTATCGCCCAGGTGCGCAACATCATCCGCCAGGTGCTGGAGGGTCTGGACTACCTGCACAGCAAGTGCAGCATCATACACACGGACATCAAGCCGGAGAACATCCTGCTGGTGATCGACAATGCTGCCGCGATGAACCAGCAGATTGACGACGAGATCAACAGTCTGCGGGTGAAGGGGGCCGACTTCCCCGACTCGTACA TCAGTTCCATCGAGAAGCAGACCAAGTCGCGGGCCAAGTGGCCTCTGATCGAGCCGAATGGGTCGACCAACACGAACACgaacaccagcaacagcacGGCGAACAACTCCAACTCGTCCACGCCGCTGGCCGCCGTGATCATGTCCTCGCTGGACAAAGAggacaccaccaccaccacctcgtCCACGCTCAATTCCAACACCACATCCTCGCTGGCCTCCAAGTACTCCAGTCTGTTGGGGGACAGCGAGTGCAACGGAGGCCTCGGCGGATCAGCGAACCTGAACAACCGCTACCGAGCCGAGAAGAAAATCACTGCCAAG CTGCTCACCCCGAACTCCACCAATAGCTCCTGTCCAACCCACAACACCAACACGATAGCCAAGTCCAAGATCAACTCGAATACTCTGAGCACGTGCACGTCCTTGCCCAACGAATACAGCTTCACGAACACGAATACAAATACAATCTCCACTTCCGCCCCTCCAAGTGCCACTCCCTCCTCCGCCcacgcctctgccacgccccccagcaCGTGCACGCCCTCGTTCACGCATATAGCGCCTACCACAACAGCTCCAACTACCAGTACAACCTGTACAACAGCCGCAAGCACTGAGTTCTATAATGGCGATCATACAACAATATGCACATCAACTACAATCAGCGCGATATCCTCCGCGACcacaacgacaacgacgacaGCCATCGCTAAACTAAATGTCAATGCCAATGCCATTCCTTCGCAGAACCAGAGTCAGAGTAGCCAGAACAACACCTACACGATCCAGTCGCTCATCAACAACAGCAACGTCCGTGTGAAGATCGCTGATCTGGGCAACGCCTGCTACGAC TACCATCACTTCACTGAGGACATTCAGACGCGTCAGTATCGATCGATCGAGGTGCTGCTGGGAGCGCCGTACAATTATACCGCCGACATTTGGAGCACCGCCTGCCTGGCCTTCGAGCTGGCCACGGGCGACTATCTGTTCGATCCTCACGCCGGCGAGTCTTACAGCCGAGACGAGGACCACTTGGCGCACATTGTGGAGCTGCTGGGATCCATACCCCAGTCGGTGATCCTGCGGGGCAAGCATGGGCTCAAGTACTTCACCAGCTACGGTAG CCTGCGGAACATCACCAAGCTGAAGCCCTGGAGTCTGATGAATGTGCTGGTGGAGAAGTACGACTGGGATCCGGTGGAGGCCAAGAAATTCTCCGACTTTCTTCTGCCCATGCTCGAGTACAATCCAGTCATTCGGGCTTCGGCGGCGGAGTGCCTGCAGCATCCGTGGCTGGAACAGGAGGAGTTCGTCTAG
- the Srpk79D gene encoding SRSF protein kinase 3 isoform X10, with product MEGWGVNPGLEAETTCPLEANATLGLGWMPRMATLREHWMDLYPGYVDRIQLLVSLAGRLHHMSGHILATLAQDPIFMGVLQGSLLLLFLYLMHLLRLWSCSSGTEQPLNATNDVAKELSCDFNFISEQEKRAAQEAATEALLEVEEKKRRKRFTKKRNCVSAGPILIALRHQSKRPKHHRHMPFEPVTPGEVILDTYLPPREQPLTIRLPQLAEPVKEEETEHPEFKSEPRGTLSTTDEIYPDSSDSSLYVSDEEQEDASQYCRGGYHPVVIGDIFDNRFRVVRKLGWGHFSTVWLCRDLKDEKYVALKVVKSAPHYIETAADEIRLLEAIRDADPMDVKRERIVRLMNHFTVRGVNGMHTCLVFEALGCSLYKLIVKNNYQGLAIAQVRNIIRQVLEGLDYLHSKCSIIHTDIKPENILLVIDNAAAMNQQIDDEINSLRVKGADFPDSYISSIEKQTKSRAKWPLIEPNGSTNTNTNTSNSTANNSNSSTPLAAVIMSSLDKEDTTTTTSSTLNSNTTSSLASKYSSLLGDSECNGGLGGSANLNNRYRAEKKITAKSSGDGEEDAESDTLGEQSTMAIDTPTDPDPDPDPEPESEREREPEASPIAVPELLTPNSTNSSCPTHNTNTIAKSKINSNTLSTCTSLPNEYSFTNTNTNTISTSAPPSATPSSAHASATPPSTCTPSFTHIAPTTTAPTTSTTCTTAASTEFYNGDHTTICTSTTISAISSATTTTTTTAIAKLNVNANAIPSQNQSQSSQNNTYTIQSLINNSNVRVKIADLGNACYDYHHFTEDIQTRQYRSIEVLLGAPYNYTADIWSTACLAFELATGDYLFDPHAGESYSRDEDHLAHIVELLGSIPQSVILRGKHGLKYFTSYGSLRNITKLKPWSLMNVLVEKYDWDPVEAKKFSDFLLPMLEYNPVIRASAAECLQHPWLEQEEFV from the exons ATGGAAGGCTGGGGGGTGAATCCCGGCCTGGAGGCGGAGACCACCTGTCCGCTGGAGGCCAATGCCACGTTGGGCCTTGGATGGATGCCACGGATGGCGACGCTGAGGGAGCACTGGATGGATCTCTATCCCGGCTATGTGGACCGCATCCAGCTACTCGTATCGCTGGCCGGTAGACTGCATCATATGAGTGGGCACATCCTGGCCACCCTTGCCCAGGATCCGATCTTCATGGGCGTCCTGCAGGGcagcctgctgctgctcttcctCTACCTGATGCACCTCCTCCGGCTGTGGAGCTGCAGCAGTGGAACCGAGCAGCCACTGAACGCCACCAATGACGTGGCCAAGGAGCTGAGCTGCGACTTCAACTTCATCTCCGAGCAGGAGAAGCGAGCTGCCCAGGAGGCGGCCACGGAGGCCCTGCTGGAGGTGGAGGAGAAGAAGCGACGCAAGCGGTTCACTAAGAAGCGCAACTGCGTCTCCGCCGGACCCATCCTCATTGCCCTGCGGCACCAGTCGAAGCGGCCGAAGCACCATCGCCACATGCCCTTTGAGCCTGTGACCCCCGGCGAAGTCATCCTGGATACATACTTGCCGCCGAGGGAGCAGCCGCTTACTATCAGGCTGCCCCAGTTGGCGGAGCCGGTCAAGGAGGAGGAAACGGAACATCCCGAGTTTAA GTCGGAGCCCCGCGGCACGCTAAGTACGACTGATGAAATCTACCCGGACTCCTCTGACAGCAGCCTCTACGTTTCggacgaggagcaggaggacgCCTCTCAGTATTGCCGTGGTGGCTACCATCCGGTGGTCATCGGGGACATTTTTGACAATCGGTTTCGCGTGGTCCGAAAACTGGGCTGGGGACACTTTTCCACTGTCTGGCTTTGCCGGGATCTCAA AGACGAGAAGTACGTGGCCCTCAAGGTGGTCAAGAGTGCTCCGCACTACATAGAGACGGCGGCGGATGAGATCAGGCTGCTGGAGGCGATCCGCGACGCAGATCCCATGGACGTGAAGCGGGAGCGGATCGTGCGGCTGATGAACCACTTCACGGTGCGCGGCGTGAACGGGATGCACACCTGCCTGGTGTTCGAGGCCCTCGGCTGCAGCCTGTACAAGCTGATCGTGAAGAACAACTACCAGGGCCTGGCTATCGCCCAGGTGCGCAACATCATCCGCCAGGTGCTGGAGGGTCTGGACTACCTGCACAGCAAGTGCAGCATCATACACACGGACATCAAGCCGGAGAACATCCTGCTGGTGATCGACAATGCTGCCGCGATGAACCAGCAGATTGACGACGAGATCAACAGTCTGCGGGTGAAGGGGGCCGACTTCCCCGACTCGTACA TCAGTTCCATCGAGAAGCAGACCAAGTCGCGGGCCAAGTGGCCTCTGATCGAGCCGAATGGGTCGACCAACACGAACACgaacaccagcaacagcacGGCGAACAACTCCAACTCGTCCACGCCGCTGGCCGCCGTGATCATGTCCTCGCTGGACAAAGAggacaccaccaccaccacctcgtCCACGCTCAATTCCAACACCACATCCTCGCTGGCCTCCAAGTACTCCAGTCTGTTGGGGGACAGCGAGTGCAACGGAGGCCTCGGCGGATCAGCGAACCTGAACAACCGCTACCGAGCCGAGAAGAAAATCACTGCCAAG TCTTCTGGGGATGGCGAGGAAGATGCCGAGTCCGACACTCTGGGCGAGCAGAGCACCATGGCCATCGATACGCCCACCGATCCCGATCCTGATCCGGATCCCGAGCCCGAAAGCGAACGAGAACGCGAACCCGAGGCCAGTCCCATCGCGGTCCCTGAG CTGCTCACCCCGAACTCCACCAATAGCTCCTGTCCAACCCACAACACCAACACGATAGCCAAGTCCAAGATCAACTCGAATACTCTGAGCACGTGCACGTCCTTGCCCAACGAATACAGCTTCACGAACACGAATACAAATACAATCTCCACTTCCGCCCCTCCAAGTGCCACTCCCTCCTCCGCCcacgcctctgccacgccccccagcaCGTGCACGCCCTCGTTCACGCATATAGCGCCTACCACAACAGCTCCAACTACCAGTACAACCTGTACAACAGCCGCAAGCACTGAGTTCTATAATGGCGATCATACAACAATATGCACATCAACTACAATCAGCGCGATATCCTCCGCGACcacaacgacaacgacgacaGCCATCGCTAAACTAAATGTCAATGCCAATGCCATTCCTTCGCAGAACCAGAGTCAGAGTAGCCAGAACAACACCTACACGATCCAGTCGCTCATCAACAACAGCAACGTCCGTGTGAAGATCGCTGATCTGGGCAACGCCTGCTACGAC TACCATCACTTCACTGAGGACATTCAGACGCGTCAGTATCGATCGATCGAGGTGCTGCTGGGAGCGCCGTACAATTATACCGCCGACATTTGGAGCACCGCCTGCCTGGCCTTCGAGCTGGCCACGGGCGACTATCTGTTCGATCCTCACGCCGGCGAGTCTTACAGCCGAGACGAGGACCACTTGGCGCACATTGTGGAGCTGCTGGGATCCATACCCCAGTCGGTGATCCTGCGGGGCAAGCATGGGCTCAAGTACTTCACCAGCTACG GAAGCCTGCGGAACATCACCAAGCTGAAGCCCTGGAGTCTGATGAATGTGCTGGTGGAGAAGTACGACTGGGATCCGGTGGAGGCCAAGAAATTCTCCGACTTTCTTCTGCCCATGCTCGAGTACAATCCAGTCATTCGGGCTTCGGCGGCGGAGTGCCTGCAGCATCCGTGGCTGGAACAGGAGGAGTTCGTCTAG
- the Srpk79D gene encoding SRSF protein kinase 3 isoform X8 translates to MEGWGVNPGLEAETTCPLEANATLGLGWMPRMATLREHWMDLYPGYVDRIQLLVSLAGRLHHMSGHILATLAQDPIFMGVLQGSLLLLFLYLMHLLRLWSCSSGTEQPLNATNDVAKELSCDFNFISEQEKRAAQEAATEALLEVEEKKRRKRFTKKRNCVSAGPILIALRHQSKRPKHHRHMPFEPVTPGEVILDTYLPPREQPLTIRLPQLAEPVKEEETEHPEFKSEPRGTLSTTDEIYPDSSDSSLYVSDEEQEDASQYCRGGYHPVVIGDIFDNRFRVVRKLGWGHFSTVWLCRDLKDEKYVALKVVKSAPHYIETAADEIRLLEAIRDADPMDVKRERIVRLMNHFTVRGVNGMHTCLVFEALGCSLYKLIVKNNYQGLAIAQVRNIIRQVLEGLDYLHSKCSIIHTDIKPENILLVIDNAAAMNQQIDDEINSLRVKGADFPDSYISSIEKQTKSRAKWPLIEPNGSTNTNTNTSNSTANNSNSSTPLAAVIMSSLDKEDTTTTTSSTLNSNTTSSLASKYSSLLGDSECNGGLGGSANLNNRYRAEKKITAKSSGDGEEDAESDTLGEQSTMAIDTPTDPDPDPDPEPESEREREPEASPIAVPENQSQSSQNNTYTIQSLINNSNVRVKIADLGNACYDYHHFTEDIQTRQYRSIEVLLGAPYNYTADIWSTACLAFELATGDYLFDPHAGESYSRDEDHLAHIVELLGSIPQSVILRGKHGLKYFTSYGSLRNITKLKPWSLMNVLVEKYDWDPVEAKKFSDFLLPMLEYNPVIRASAAECLQHPWLEQEEFV, encoded by the exons ATGGAAGGCTGGGGGGTGAATCCCGGCCTGGAGGCGGAGACCACCTGTCCGCTGGAGGCCAATGCCACGTTGGGCCTTGGATGGATGCCACGGATGGCGACGCTGAGGGAGCACTGGATGGATCTCTATCCCGGCTATGTGGACCGCATCCAGCTACTCGTATCGCTGGCCGGTAGACTGCATCATATGAGTGGGCACATCCTGGCCACCCTTGCCCAGGATCCGATCTTCATGGGCGTCCTGCAGGGcagcctgctgctgctcttcctCTACCTGATGCACCTCCTCCGGCTGTGGAGCTGCAGCAGTGGAACCGAGCAGCCACTGAACGCCACCAATGACGTGGCCAAGGAGCTGAGCTGCGACTTCAACTTCATCTCCGAGCAGGAGAAGCGAGCTGCCCAGGAGGCGGCCACGGAGGCCCTGCTGGAGGTGGAGGAGAAGAAGCGACGCAAGCGGTTCACTAAGAAGCGCAACTGCGTCTCCGCCGGACCCATCCTCATTGCCCTGCGGCACCAGTCGAAGCGGCCGAAGCACCATCGCCACATGCCCTTTGAGCCTGTGACCCCCGGCGAAGTCATCCTGGATACATACTTGCCGCCGAGGGAGCAGCCGCTTACTATCAGGCTGCCCCAGTTGGCGGAGCCGGTCAAGGAGGAGGAAACGGAACATCCCGAGTTTAA GTCGGAGCCCCGCGGCACGCTAAGTACGACTGATGAAATCTACCCGGACTCCTCTGACAGCAGCCTCTACGTTTCggacgaggagcaggaggacgCCTCTCAGTATTGCCGTGGTGGCTACCATCCGGTGGTCATCGGGGACATTTTTGACAATCGGTTTCGCGTGGTCCGAAAACTGGGCTGGGGACACTTTTCCACTGTCTGGCTTTGCCGGGATCTCAA AGACGAGAAGTACGTGGCCCTCAAGGTGGTCAAGAGTGCTCCGCACTACATAGAGACGGCGGCGGATGAGATCAGGCTGCTGGAGGCGATCCGCGACGCAGATCCCATGGACGTGAAGCGGGAGCGGATCGTGCGGCTGATGAACCACTTCACGGTGCGCGGCGTGAACGGGATGCACACCTGCCTGGTGTTCGAGGCCCTCGGCTGCAGCCTGTACAAGCTGATCGTGAAGAACAACTACCAGGGCCTGGCTATCGCCCAGGTGCGCAACATCATCCGCCAGGTGCTGGAGGGTCTGGACTACCTGCACAGCAAGTGCAGCATCATACACACGGACATCAAGCCGGAGAACATCCTGCTGGTGATCGACAATGCTGCCGCGATGAACCAGCAGATTGACGACGAGATCAACAGTCTGCGGGTGAAGGGGGCCGACTTCCCCGACTCGTACA TCAGTTCCATCGAGAAGCAGACCAAGTCGCGGGCCAAGTGGCCTCTGATCGAGCCGAATGGGTCGACCAACACGAACACgaacaccagcaacagcacGGCGAACAACTCCAACTCGTCCACGCCGCTGGCCGCCGTGATCATGTCCTCGCTGGACAAAGAggacaccaccaccaccacctcgtCCACGCTCAATTCCAACACCACATCCTCGCTGGCCTCCAAGTACTCCAGTCTGTTGGGGGACAGCGAGTGCAACGGAGGCCTCGGCGGATCAGCGAACCTGAACAACCGCTACCGAGCCGAGAAGAAAATCACTGCCAAG TCTTCTGGGGATGGCGAGGAAGATGCCGAGTCCGACACTCTGGGCGAGCAGAGCACCATGGCCATCGATACGCCCACCGATCCCGATCCTGATCCGGATCCCGAGCCCGAAAGCGAACGAGAACGCGAACCCGAGGCCAGTCCCATCGCGGTCCCTGAG AACCAGAGTCAGAGTAGCCAGAACAACACCTACACGATCCAGTCGCTCATCAACAACAGCAACGTCCGTGTGAAGATCGCTGATCTGGGCAACGCCTGCTACGAC TACCATCACTTCACTGAGGACATTCAGACGCGTCAGTATCGATCGATCGAGGTGCTGCTGGGAGCGCCGTACAATTATACCGCCGACATTTGGAGCACCGCCTGCCTGGCCTTCGAGCTGGCCACGGGCGACTATCTGTTCGATCCTCACGCCGGCGAGTCTTACAGCCGAGACGAGGACCACTTGGCGCACATTGTGGAGCTGCTGGGATCCATACCCCAGTCGGTGATCCTGCGGGGCAAGCATGGGCTCAAGTACTTCACCAGCTACG GAAGCCTGCGGAACATCACCAAGCTGAAGCCCTGGAGTCTGATGAATGTGCTGGTGGAGAAGTACGACTGGGATCCGGTGGAGGCCAAGAAATTCTCCGACTTTCTTCTGCCCATGCTCGAGTACAATCCAGTCATTCGGGCTTCGGCGGCGGAGTGCCTGCAGCATCCGTGGCTGGAACAGGAGGAGTTCGTCTAG
- the Srpk79D gene encoding SRSF protein kinase 3 isoform X4 — protein MEGWGVNPGLEAETTCPLEANATLGLGWMPRMATLREHWMDLYPGYVDRIQLLVSLAGRLHHMSGHILATLAQDPIFMGVLQGSLLLLFLYLMHLLRLWSCSSGTEQPLNATNDVAKELSCDFNFISEQEKRAAQEAATEALLEVEEKKRRKRFTKKRNCVSAGPILIALRHQSKRPKHHRHMPFEPVTPGEVILDTYLPPREQPLTIRLPQLAEPVKEEETEHPEFKSEPRGTLSTTDEIYPDSSDSSLYVSDEEQEDASQYCRGGYHPVVIGDIFDNRFRVVRKLGWGHFSTVWLCRDLKDEKYVALKVVKSAPHYIETAADEIRLLEAIRDADPMDVKRERIVRLMNHFTVRGVNGMHTCLVFEALGCSLYKLIVKNNYQGLAIAQVRNIIRQVLEGLDYLHSKCSIIHTDIKPENILLVIDNAAAMNQQIDDEINSLRVKGADFPDSYISSIEKQTKSRAKWPLIEPNGSTNTNTNTSNSTANNSNSSTPLAAVIMSSLDKEDTTTTTSSTLNSNTTSSLASKYSSLLGDSECNGGLGGSANLNNRYRAEKKITAKLLTPNSTNSSCPTHNTNTIAKSKINSNTLSTCTSLPNEYSFTNTNTNTISTSAPPSATPSSAHASATPPSTCTPSFTHIAPTTTAPTTSTTCTTAASTEFYNGDHTTICTSTTISAISSATTTTTTTAIAKLNVNANAIPSQNQSQSSQNNTYTIQSLINNSNVRVKIADLGNACYDYHHFTEDIQTRQYRSIEVLLGAPYNYTADIWSTACLAFELATGDYLFDPHAGESYSRDEDHLAHIVELLGSIPQSVILRGKHGLKYFTSYGSLRNITKLKPWSLMNVLVEKYDWDPVEAKKFSDFLLPMLEYNPVIRASAAECLQHPWLEQEEFV, from the exons ATGGAAGGCTGGGGGGTGAATCCCGGCCTGGAGGCGGAGACCACCTGTCCGCTGGAGGCCAATGCCACGTTGGGCCTTGGATGGATGCCACGGATGGCGACGCTGAGGGAGCACTGGATGGATCTCTATCCCGGCTATGTGGACCGCATCCAGCTACTCGTATCGCTGGCCGGTAGACTGCATCATATGAGTGGGCACATCCTGGCCACCCTTGCCCAGGATCCGATCTTCATGGGCGTCCTGCAGGGcagcctgctgctgctcttcctCTACCTGATGCACCTCCTCCGGCTGTGGAGCTGCAGCAGTGGAACCGAGCAGCCACTGAACGCCACCAATGACGTGGCCAAGGAGCTGAGCTGCGACTTCAACTTCATCTCCGAGCAGGAGAAGCGAGCTGCCCAGGAGGCGGCCACGGAGGCCCTGCTGGAGGTGGAGGAGAAGAAGCGACGCAAGCGGTTCACTAAGAAGCGCAACTGCGTCTCCGCCGGACCCATCCTCATTGCCCTGCGGCACCAGTCGAAGCGGCCGAAGCACCATCGCCACATGCCCTTTGAGCCTGTGACCCCCGGCGAAGTCATCCTGGATACATACTTGCCGCCGAGGGAGCAGCCGCTTACTATCAGGCTGCCCCAGTTGGCGGAGCCGGTCAAGGAGGAGGAAACGGAACATCCCGAGTTTAA GTCGGAGCCCCGCGGCACGCTAAGTACGACTGATGAAATCTACCCGGACTCCTCTGACAGCAGCCTCTACGTTTCggacgaggagcaggaggacgCCTCTCAGTATTGCCGTGGTGGCTACCATCCGGTGGTCATCGGGGACATTTTTGACAATCGGTTTCGCGTGGTCCGAAAACTGGGCTGGGGACACTTTTCCACTGTCTGGCTTTGCCGGGATCTCAA AGACGAGAAGTACGTGGCCCTCAAGGTGGTCAAGAGTGCTCCGCACTACATAGAGACGGCGGCGGATGAGATCAGGCTGCTGGAGGCGATCCGCGACGCAGATCCCATGGACGTGAAGCGGGAGCGGATCGTGCGGCTGATGAACCACTTCACGGTGCGCGGCGTGAACGGGATGCACACCTGCCTGGTGTTCGAGGCCCTCGGCTGCAGCCTGTACAAGCTGATCGTGAAGAACAACTACCAGGGCCTGGCTATCGCCCAGGTGCGCAACATCATCCGCCAGGTGCTGGAGGGTCTGGACTACCTGCACAGCAAGTGCAGCATCATACACACGGACATCAAGCCGGAGAACATCCTGCTGGTGATCGACAATGCTGCCGCGATGAACCAGCAGATTGACGACGAGATCAACAGTCTGCGGGTGAAGGGGGCCGACTTCCCCGACTCGTACA TCAGTTCCATCGAGAAGCAGACCAAGTCGCGGGCCAAGTGGCCTCTGATCGAGCCGAATGGGTCGACCAACACGAACACgaacaccagcaacagcacGGCGAACAACTCCAACTCGTCCACGCCGCTGGCCGCCGTGATCATGTCCTCGCTGGACAAAGAggacaccaccaccaccacctcgtCCACGCTCAATTCCAACACCACATCCTCGCTGGCCTCCAAGTACTCCAGTCTGTTGGGGGACAGCGAGTGCAACGGAGGCCTCGGCGGATCAGCGAACCTGAACAACCGCTACCGAGCCGAGAAGAAAATCACTGCCAAG CTGCTCACCCCGAACTCCACCAATAGCTCCTGTCCAACCCACAACACCAACACGATAGCCAAGTCCAAGATCAACTCGAATACTCTGAGCACGTGCACGTCCTTGCCCAACGAATACAGCTTCACGAACACGAATACAAATACAATCTCCACTTCCGCCCCTCCAAGTGCCACTCCCTCCTCCGCCcacgcctctgccacgccccccagcaCGTGCACGCCCTCGTTCACGCATATAGCGCCTACCACAACAGCTCCAACTACCAGTACAACCTGTACAACAGCCGCAAGCACTGAGTTCTATAATGGCGATCATACAACAATATGCACATCAACTACAATCAGCGCGATATCCTCCGCGACcacaacgacaacgacgacaGCCATCGCTAAACTAAATGTCAATGCCAATGCCATTCCTTCGCAGAACCAGAGTCAGAGTAGCCAGAACAACACCTACACGATCCAGTCGCTCATCAACAACAGCAACGTCCGTGTGAAGATCGCTGATCTGGGCAACGCCTGCTACGAC TACCATCACTTCACTGAGGACATTCAGACGCGTCAGTATCGATCGATCGAGGTGCTGCTGGGAGCGCCGTACAATTATACCGCCGACATTTGGAGCACCGCCTGCCTGGCCTTCGAGCTGGCCACGGGCGACTATCTGTTCGATCCTCACGCCGGCGAGTCTTACAGCCGAGACGAGGACCACTTGGCGCACATTGTGGAGCTGCTGGGATCCATACCCCAGTCGGTGATCCTGCGGGGCAAGCATGGGCTCAAGTACTTCACCAGCTACG GAAGCCTGCGGAACATCACCAAGCTGAAGCCCTGGAGTCTGATGAATGTGCTGGTGGAGAAGTACGACTGGGATCCGGTGGAGGCCAAGAAATTCTCCGACTTTCTTCTGCCCATGCTCGAGTACAATCCAGTCATTCGGGCTTCGGCGGCGGAGTGCCTGCAGCATCCGTGGCTGGAACAGGAGGAGTTCGTCTAG